A genomic region of Photobacterium swingsii contains the following coding sequences:
- the glmU gene encoding bifunctional UDP-N-acetylglucosamine diphosphorylase/glucosamine-1-phosphate N-acetyltransferase GlmU yields MNFSAVILAAGKGTRMYSNLPKVLHTLAGKPMAKHVIDTCADLGANNIHLVYGHGGDTMKQVLADEPVNWVLQAEQLGTGHAVNQACPDVADDEKILILYGDVPLISGQTLENLLDAQPDGGIALLTVVLDDPMGYGRIVRRNGPVVAIVEQKDASEEQKLIKEINTGVMVVNGGDMKRWLAALKNDNAQGEYYLTDIIAIAHNEGRAVEAVHPASAIEVEGVNNRVQLAKLERAHQAMQAERLLEQGVMLRDPSRFDLRGELQCGTDVEIDVNVIIEGSVSLGNNVVIGAGSILKDCEIDDNTIIRPYSVIEGAIVGEDCTVGPFTRLRPGAELVGDSHVGNFVEMKKSRLGKGSKANHLTYLGDAEIGDRVNIGAGTITCNYDGANKFKTEIADDVFVGSDTQLIAPVKVGKGATIGAGATINRDVGDGELVITRAPARTVKGWKRPEKQK; encoded by the coding sequence ATGAACTTCAGCGCTGTAATTCTCGCCGCGGGAAAAGGCACCCGTATGTACTCTAACCTGCCAAAAGTACTTCATACGCTGGCGGGTAAACCTATGGCTAAGCACGTGATTGATACCTGTGCTGATCTCGGTGCCAATAATATCCACCTGGTCTACGGTCATGGTGGCGATACTATGAAGCAGGTATTAGCTGATGAGCCTGTTAACTGGGTATTGCAAGCAGAGCAATTAGGGACTGGCCACGCGGTGAACCAAGCGTGTCCTGATGTCGCGGACGATGAAAAAATCCTGATCTTATACGGTGACGTGCCGTTGATCAGCGGTCAGACGCTTGAGAACTTATTGGATGCCCAGCCTGATGGCGGTATCGCTCTATTAACTGTGGTACTTGATGACCCTATGGGTTACGGCCGTATTGTGCGCCGTAATGGTCCGGTAGTGGCGATTGTTGAGCAGAAAGATGCGAGCGAAGAGCAGAAGCTGATCAAAGAAATTAACACTGGCGTGATGGTAGTGAACGGCGGTGACATGAAGCGCTGGCTGGCGGCGCTTAAAAACGACAACGCGCAAGGTGAATATTACCTGACAGACATCATTGCGATTGCTCACAATGAAGGTCGTGCGGTAGAAGCGGTTCACCCTGCGAGTGCGATTGAAGTGGAAGGGGTGAACAACCGCGTTCAATTGGCGAAATTGGAGCGTGCTCACCAAGCGATGCAAGCTGAACGCTTATTAGAGCAGGGTGTAATGCTGCGTGACCCATCGCGTTTTGATCTGCGCGGTGAACTGCAATGCGGTACCGACGTTGAAATTGACGTTAACGTGATCATCGAAGGCAGTGTTTCTTTGGGTAACAATGTGGTGATTGGTGCGGGTTCGATCCTGAAAGATTGTGAGATCGACGATAACACCATCATTCGCCCGTACAGTGTGATTGAAGGTGCTATCGTCGGTGAAGATTGTACTGTTGGTCCATTTACACGTTTGCGTCCTGGTGCTGAGCTGGTGGGTGATTCTCACGTGGGTAACTTCGTTGAGATGAAGAAATCACGCTTAGGCAAGGGCTCGAAAGCTAACCATCTGACATATTTGGGCGATGCTGAAATTGGCGATCGCGTCAATATTGGTGCTGGCACAATCACGTGTAACTATGACGGTGCGAATAAGTTTAAAACTGAAATCGCTGATGATGTGTTTGTTGGTTCAGATACTCAGCTAATTGCGCCAGTTAAAGTGGGCAAAGGTGCGACGATTGGTGCGGGGGCGACGATTAACCGCGATGTGGGTGATGGTGAGCTTGTTATTACTCGTGCACCTGCGCGTACCGTTAAAGGCTGGAAGCGTCCTGAAAAGCAAAAATAA
- a CDS encoding F0F1 ATP synthase subunit epsilon gives MAAITFHLDVVSAEKNLFSGRAENIQVTGSEGELGIHAGHTPLLTAITPGMIRIAKQHGEEEIIYLSGGMLEVQPNAVTVLADTAIRGEDLDAAKAEEAKRQAEERIHNQHGDIDFAQAASDLAKAIAQLRVIELTRKAR, from the coding sequence ATGGCAGCGATAACCTTCCATCTGGATGTAGTAAGCGCAGAGAAAAATCTATTCTCTGGTCGTGCTGAAAATATTCAGGTGACTGGTAGCGAAGGTGAACTGGGTATCCACGCAGGCCACACTCCGTTGTTGACCGCTATTACGCCAGGGATGATCCGAATTGCTAAGCAGCACGGCGAGGAAGAAATTATTTATCTTTCTGGTGGTATGCTTGAAGTTCAGCCAAATGCAGTCACTGTATTAGCTGACACCGCGATCCGCGGTGAAGATTTGGATGCAGCCAAGGCTGAAGAGGCGAAACGTCAAGCTGAGGAGCGTATCCACAATCAGCATGGCGATATCGACTTTGCTCAAGCAGCAAGTGATCTGGCGAAAGCGATCGCTCAGCTTCGTGTTATTGAGCTGACTCGTAAAGCGCGTTAA
- the atpD gene encoding F0F1 ATP synthase subunit beta: MATGKIVQIIGAVVDVEFPQDSVPQVYDALHVDAKENGTLVLEVQQQLGGGVVRGIAMGTSDGLRRGLSVENTGRPIEVPVGTATLGRIMNVLGQPIDECGDIGEKERYSIHRAAPSYEEQSNVTELLETGVKVIDLICPFAKGGKIGLFGGAGVGKTVNMMELINNIALQHSGLSVFAGVGERTREGNDFYFEMQEAGVVNVEKPEESKVAMVYGQMNEPPGNRLRVALTGLTMAERFRDEGRDVLLFIDNIYRYTLAGTEVSALLGRMPSAVGYQPTLAEEMGVLQERITSTKSGSITSVQAVYVPADDLTDPSPATTFAHLDATVVLSRQIASLGLYPAIDPLDSTSRMLDPLVVGQEHYDIARGVQSLLQRYKELKDIIAILGMDELSEEDKQAVSRARKIERFLTQPYHVAEVFTGDPGIYVSLKETLRSFKGILAGEYDDIPEQAFMYCGAIEDVLEKAKKL, from the coding sequence ATGGCTACAGGTAAGATCGTACAGATCATCGGTGCGGTAGTCGACGTAGAGTTTCCACAGGACTCTGTACCACAGGTATACGATGCCCTACACGTTGATGCAAAAGAAAACGGTACGCTAGTACTGGAAGTTCAGCAGCAACTTGGTGGCGGTGTTGTTCGTGGTATCGCAATGGGTACTTCTGATGGCTTACGTCGTGGTTTGTCTGTTGAAAATACAGGCCGCCCAATTGAAGTGCCAGTTGGTACTGCAACACTAGGACGTATCATGAACGTTCTAGGTCAACCAATTGATGAGTGTGGTGATATCGGTGAGAAAGAGCGTTACTCTATCCACCGTGCAGCACCAAGCTACGAAGAACAATCGAATGTAACTGAACTGCTAGAAACTGGCGTTAAAGTTATCGACTTGATTTGTCCATTCGCTAAGGGTGGTAAAATCGGTCTATTCGGTGGTGCAGGTGTTGGTAAGACCGTTAACATGATGGAACTTATCAACAACATCGCCCTACAACACTCAGGTCTATCTGTGTTTGCAGGTGTTGGTGAGCGTACTCGTGAAGGTAACGATTTCTACTTTGAGATGCAGGAAGCTGGCGTTGTTAACGTTGAGAAGCCTGAAGAGTCTAAAGTAGCGATGGTTTACGGTCAGATGAACGAGCCACCGGGTAACCGTCTACGTGTTGCTTTGACTGGTCTAACAATGGCTGAGCGTTTCCGTGACGAAGGTCGTGACGTTCTACTATTCATCGATAACATCTACCGTTACACCCTTGCGGGTACCGAGGTATCTGCACTGCTAGGCCGTATGCCTTCAGCGGTAGGTTACCAGCCAACTCTTGCAGAAGAGATGGGTGTACTTCAAGAGCGTATCACGTCTACGAAGAGCGGTTCTATCACGTCGGTTCAAGCGGTATACGTACCAGCGGATGACTTGACGGATCCATCGCCAGCAACGACGTTTGCTCACTTGGATGCAACAGTTGTACTTTCTCGTCAAATCGCATCGCTAGGTCTATACCCTGCGATCGACCCACTAGATTCAACATCTCGTATGCTTGATCCACTAGTGGTTGGCCAAGAGCACTACGACATCGCGCGTGGCGTTCAGAGCTTGCTACAACGTTACAAAGAGCTAAAAGACATCATCGCAATCCTAGGTATGGACGAGCTATCTGAAGAAGATAAGCAAGCTGTATCTCGTGCACGTAAGATTGAACGTTTCCTAACGCAACCTTACCACGTAGCTGAAGTCTTCACTGGCGACCCTGGTATCTACGTATCTCTTAAAGAGACGCTACGTAGTTTCAAAGGCATTCTAGCGGGTGAATACGACGATATCCCAGAGCAGGCATTTATGTACTGTGGTGCGATTGAAGACGTATTAGAAAAAGCTAAGAAGCTTTAA
- the atpG gene encoding F0F1 ATP synthase subunit gamma, whose translation MAGAKEIRNKIGSVKNTQKITKAMEMVAASKMRKTQDAMVSSRPYAQTMRKVIGHIALGSLEYKHPYLEEREAKRVGYIIVSSDRGLCGGLNINLFKQAMTDIQGWSQQGADVEVALIGAKATAFFNNYGGNVAAQVSGLGDAPTVDELIGTVGVMLKKYDDGELDRLYLVYNQFVNTMVQEPVIDQLLPLPKSEDEDMQRNHSWDYIYEPEPKALLDTLLVRYVESQVYQGVVENLASEQAARMVAMKAATDNAGNLIDDLQLVYNKARQAAITQELSEIVSGASVV comes from the coding sequence ATGGCCGGCGCAAAAGAGATTCGTAACAAGATCGGTAGTGTTAAGAACACTCAAAAGATCACTAAAGCGATGGAGATGGTAGCGGCGTCGAAAATGCGTAAAACGCAAGACGCAATGGTATCGTCACGTCCATACGCACAAACTATGCGCAAAGTGATCGGTCATATCGCCCTTGGTAGCCTCGAGTATAAGCATCCTTATCTTGAAGAGCGTGAAGCCAAGCGCGTGGGTTACATCATTGTTTCTTCTGACCGTGGTCTGTGTGGCGGTTTGAACATTAACTTGTTCAAACAAGCAATGACAGATATCCAAGGTTGGTCTCAGCAAGGTGCTGATGTTGAAGTGGCCCTGATTGGTGCTAAAGCAACAGCATTCTTTAATAACTACGGCGGTAATGTCGCAGCACAAGTCTCTGGCTTGGGTGATGCGCCAACAGTGGATGAACTGATTGGTACTGTCGGCGTAATGCTGAAGAAATATGATGACGGTGAATTAGACCGCTTGTACTTAGTTTACAACCAATTTGTAAACACCATGGTACAAGAACCCGTGATTGATCAATTGCTGCCTTTGCCTAAGTCGGAAGACGAAGACATGCAGCGCAATCATTCTTGGGACTACATTTATGAGCCCGAGCCGAAAGCACTACTTGATACCCTACTGGTTCGCTACGTTGAATCACAAGTGTACCAAGGCGTGGTAGAAAACCTTGCCAGTGAGCAAGCGGCACGAATGGTTGCAATGAAAGCTGCGACAGACAATGCAGGTAATCTTATTGATGATCTGCAACTTGTGTACAACAAAGCCCGTCAGGCGGCGATTACACAAGAACTATCAGAAATCGTTTCTGGTGCATCTGTTGTTTAA
- the atpA gene encoding F0F1 ATP synthase subunit alpha, with protein sequence MQLNSTEISALIKQRIEKFNVVSEARNEGTIISVSDGIVRIHGLADVMQGEMIELPGGRYALALNLERDSVGAVVMGPYADLQEGMKVTGTGRILEVPVGPALLGRVVNTLGEPIDGKGPIETETFSPVEVIAPGVIDRQSVDQPVQTGYKAVDAMIPIGRGQRELIIGDRQTGKTAMAIDAIINQKDSGIYSVYVAIGQKASTIANVVRKLEEHGALANTVVVVASASEAAALQYLAPYSGCAMGEYFRDRGEDALIVYDDLSKQAVAYRQISLLLKRPPGREAFPGDVFYLHSRLLERAARVNANYVEKFTNGEVKGKTGSLTALPIIETQAGDVSAFVPTNVISITDGQIFLQTELFNAGIRPAVDPGISVSRVGGSAQTKIIKKLSGGIRTALAQYRELAAFAQFSSDLDEATKKQLDHGQKVTELMKQKQYSPMSVFEQGLVIFAAEKGYLNDVELTKLADFEAALLSYAKGQFAELVSQIDETGAWNSEIEAQFVKLVEDFKATQTW encoded by the coding sequence ATGCAACTTAATTCCACGGAAATTAGCGCACTGATCAAGCAACGTATTGAAAAATTCAACGTTGTAAGTGAAGCGCGTAACGAAGGTACTATCATCTCGGTAAGTGATGGTATCGTTCGTATCCATGGCCTTGCAGACGTAATGCAAGGTGAAATGATTGAATTACCTGGTGGCCGTTATGCACTAGCACTTAACCTTGAGCGTGACTCGGTAGGTGCGGTTGTAATGGGCCCATATGCTGACCTTCAGGAAGGCATGAAAGTAACGGGTACTGGTCGTATTCTTGAAGTACCAGTAGGCCCTGCACTTCTAGGCCGCGTAGTGAATACACTGGGTGAGCCAATCGATGGTAAAGGTCCAATTGAAACAGAGACATTCTCTCCTGTTGAAGTAATTGCACCTGGCGTAATCGATCGTCAATCGGTAGATCAACCAGTACAAACTGGTTATAAAGCGGTTGATGCGATGATTCCAATCGGCCGTGGTCAGCGTGAGCTAATCATCGGTGACCGTCAGACTGGTAAAACAGCGATGGCGATCGATGCAATCATCAACCAGAAAGACTCTGGTATCTACTCTGTTTATGTTGCTATCGGTCAGAAAGCATCAACGATTGCTAACGTAGTACGCAAGCTTGAAGAGCACGGCGCACTAGCAAACACTGTCGTTGTTGTTGCATCTGCATCTGAAGCAGCGGCACTACAATACCTTGCACCTTACTCAGGTTGTGCAATGGGTGAGTACTTCCGCGATCGCGGTGAAGACGCACTGATTGTATACGATGACCTGTCTAAGCAAGCTGTAGCTTACCGTCAAATCTCACTACTGCTTAAACGCCCACCGGGTCGTGAAGCATTCCCTGGTGATGTTTTCTACCTTCACTCTCGCCTTCTAGAGCGTGCAGCGCGTGTAAACGCGAACTACGTAGAAAAATTCACTAACGGTGAAGTGAAAGGTAAGACTGGTTCCCTAACTGCGCTTCCTATTATCGAAACGCAAGCAGGTGACGTATCAGCATTCGTACCGACTAACGTAATCTCGATCACTGATGGTCAGATCTTCCTACAAACAGAACTGTTTAACGCCGGTATTCGTCCAGCGGTTGATCCAGGTATCTCTGTATCGCGTGTAGGTGGTTCTGCTCAAACCAAGATCATCAAGAAACTGTCTGGTGGTATCCGTACCGCACTTGCACAGTACCGTGAACTAGCGGCTTTCGCACAGTTCTCGTCAGACCTTGATGAAGCAACGAAGAAGCAGCTTGATCACGGTCAGAAAGTAACTGAACTGATGAAGCAAAAGCAATACTCGCCTATGTCTGTTTTCGAACAGGGTTTGGTGATTTTTGCAGCTGAAAAAGGCTACTTGAATGATGTTGAGCTGACGAAGCTTGCTGATTTCGAAGCCGCGTTGCTTTCATATGCCAAAGGTCAGTTTGCTGAGCTTGTATCTCAGATTGATGAAACGGGCGCTTGGAACAGCGAAATCGAAGCTCAGTTCGTGAAACTGGTTGAAGATTTCAAAGCGACCCAGACTTGGTAA